The sequence CGGCGGCCTCCTGCGTCGCCGCGATGCGGGCGCGCAGGTCGTCGAGCGGGTCGTCGGGCGTGGGGGTCTCCGGCATCGTCAGTCCGCGGGCTCCGGGGCGCGCAGGGTCACCTCGAGGTGCCCGTCGCGGAGCGCGGCTCCCGCAGGACGATAGTGCGCGACCGGCGCGGGCATCAGCACGGTCCGGCGGTGGCCGCCGGCCTCCACGACCAGCTCGTCGCCCACGCGGCGCAGCGCGACGTCCTCGCGCCGGACGAGCGGCACCGCGATCCGCAGGCGCACCTCGTCGCCGTCCACGGTCAGCTCGCGCCCGGGGCCCTCGTGCAGCCGTGCGGCGGGATCGACGCCGGTCCACAGCGCGGCGCCCAGCCGGTCGAGCGCGACCGCGCCGACGACCTCCTCGTCCAGATACGGCGCCCGCAGGACCGGCACGGGGGCGAACGCCGCGTCGATCTCGGCGAGCGCCGTCGCCTGCCGGTCCCGCCACGCGGCGAAGTACGCGCCGACGTCGTCCGGGAACAGCCGGTTGACGACGACGGCGTCCGTGGGGATGCCGTGCAGGCCCAGGGCCGTGGCGGTCCGCCGGGTCTCGTCGACGACGACGCGCTCCGCGGTCGTGACGAGCCGGAAGGTCAGGCCCGCGTCGTCGACGAGCGCCTCGCGCAGGCGCAGGAGGGAGCGCATCGCGCGGGTGACGTCGGCGAGCGCGTCGCGGTCGGGCAGCCCGACGCCGAGCAGCGCGCGGGCGATCGGCGCGGCCGTGCCCAGCAGGTCGTCCTGGCGGGGCGCCACGCGGCGCAGCCACCAGCCGGCGACCTCGGGGAAGGCGACGAGCCGCAGCGTCTCGGCGGTCGGCGCGCAGTCGACGACCACCACGTCGTGCTCGCCGGCCTCGCGCGCGGCGACGACGCGGAGCAGGCTCAGCAGCTCCTCCAGGCCGGGCGGGACGGCCAGCTCCTCGGCCGAGACCCGGTCGACGCCGCGGGCGAGCAGGCCGCGGGCGGCCCACGCGCGGACGGCGCCCCAGTGGCGGGTCAGCTCGGCGCGGGCGTCGACCTGCAGCGCGTCCAGGCGGTCGGCCACCGGGGTCGGCGTCGCGCCGACCCGGGTGCCGAGGACGTCGCCCAGGCTGTGCGCGGCGTCCGTGGAGAGGACCAGGGTGCGCAGGCCCGCCGCGGCGGTGCGGCGGGCGGTGGCGGCGGCGACGGAGGTCTTGCCGACGCCGCCCTTGCCCGTGTAGAGGACGGTCCGCGCGGTCATGCGCGGCGAGTGTACGGGCCCTCGCGGCCGGGCCCGCCGGCCCGGCCGCTGGCCCGCTACGGCTGGCTGACCGCCGGGGCGTCCAGGCCGACGGCCGCCGGGGCGGGCACCGCGGCGCGGCTCCGCGCCCGGGACGCGGCGGGGCCGGACGGGGTGGCGCGCAGGTCCTGCGCGAACCGCTCGCCCAGGGCGCAGTACAGGTCGGGCGGGGCGGGCGGCAGGCCGCCGGCGACGGGCTGCCCGGCCGCGAACAGCGCGGCGTCCGCCTGGAGCGTGCGGCACATCCCGCGCAGCAGGTCGCGCGAGAGCGTGTGGTAGCTCGGCGTCTCCGGCTTGCCGCCCAGGCTGTACCGCGCCCAGGTGCCCAGGTCGTACTGCGGCAGCTCGGCGCGCAGCTGGCGCTCGGCGCGCACGTACGTCGACGCCACCTTCGGGTCGCCGGTCGTCGCCGCGACCTCGTGCAGACCCGAGACGGCCTGGGTGAAGGCGTTCATCACCCGCATCGTCGTGAACGTGTAGAGCAGCAGGTGGTCGCCGACGTCGCCCTTCAGCAGCGCGCCGTTCGGCTGCTTGTGCCGCAGCAGCTCGACCGCCTTCAGCGCCGTCTGCGCGTACTTCGTGTCGCCCAGCCGCGTCGACGCGCGCACGAGCGACTGCATGCCCGTCACCTGCGCCATGCCCGAGCCCCACGGCGGCGCGCCGCCGCCGAAGTCGAACAGGTACTGCCAGGCGGGGCCGCCGGCGCGGGTCGACGCCAGGCGCAGCGCCTCGTCCTCGATCGCCCGCAGCTGCTCGAGCTTCGCCGGCGTCTGCGTGGTGGCGAGCGCGTTGGCGGTGCCGAACGTGGCGAGCCACTGGATCTGCAGGCCCTCGCCGGGGTAGTACTGCCAGGTCAGCGGGCTGCCGGGCACGGCGGGGCGGGCGCCGGCGGCGGGGGCGGCGCGCGCGGTCCACCAGTCGCGGTTGACCTGCAGCGTCAGGAAGACGCTCGGCGCCAGCGAGGCGCTGAGCTTGCGCCGTCCGGCGATCTCGTCCGTGTTGCGGACGACGCCCTGCAGCTCGGTCCGGGCCGTGCCCTTCGGCAGCCTGGCGGCCTTCGCCTTCGCGTCGCGGTAGAGCGCCCGCCAGGTGCGCAGGTCCGCCGCGCTGATGTCCCGAGCCGAGCGGAGCTTCCGCAGCTCCCCCTCCACCGTGTACTTCGGGGCCTTCTTCTTCGTCTTCTTCTTCGTGCTCGTCTTCGTGGCCGTCGTCGCGGCCGACGCCACCCCGGGGGCGAACGGTCCTCCGGCGTGGGGCGGCCCGGCGGCGCCCGGCCCGGCGGCCACCGCGAACGTCGCGGCGAGCGTCAGGGGCAGGAGCGCCGCCGCGCGACGGCGGGCGGCGGGTGCGGGGGAGGACACCCGACCGATGGTAGGGTCGACCCTCGCGTCGACGCGCAGGTTTCCGTGCGCGTCCGCTCCTGGAGGGGAGAGCCCATGAACGCAGCACCGTCCGTCCGCCCGTCGGGCCGTCCGCGCCCCCGTCGCCGTCGGGCCTCCGGCCCGTCGCCGCGCGTCCTGCTCGGCGTCCTCGTCGCGCTGCTCGTGGTCGTGGCCGTGGTGGTGCTCGCCTGCGGCGGCAAGGAGTCCGCGGCCGACACGGTCTCCCGCGCGTTCGGCAAGGGCGAGAGCATCCGCTCCGCCGACGTCGACGTGCGCATCGGGCTGACCGGCAGCGCGGCGGCCGGCGGCCAGCCGCTCGACGTCGCGATCACCGGCCCCTACGAGACGGGCGACAAGGGCCGCACCAGCTTCGATCTGGACGTCGCCCTGAGCGGCGCCGGCACCGCGGGCGGCGAGCCCGCCCTCGGCCTGCTCGCCGCGGGCGGCAAGACGTACGTCAAGCTCGGCGGGCAACCGTTCCAGGTCGACGCGAAGGTCGTCGACGAGCTCAAGACGGACGACGCGAAGCAGCAGGGCAAGGGGCTGTCCTTCTCGTCGCTGGGCATCGACCCCCGGTCGTGGCTGAAGGACCCGAAGACGGTCGGCGACGAGGAGCTCAAGGGCGAGGACGTCACGCACGTCCGCGCCGGCGTGGACACCGCGCGCCTGGCCGGCGACCTGCAGAAGCTGCTGGGCCGCGCCGAGAAGGCCG comes from Patulibacter sp. SYSU D01012 and encodes:
- a CDS encoding ArsA family ATPase, whose amino-acid sequence is MTARTVLYTGKGGVGKTSVAAATARRTAAAGLRTLVLSTDAAHSLGDVLGTRVGATPTPVADRLDALQVDARAELTRHWGAVRAWAARGLLARGVDRVSAEELAVPPGLEELLSLLRVVAAREAGEHDVVVVDCAPTAETLRLVAFPEVAGWWLRRVAPRQDDLLGTAAPIARALLGVGLPDRDALADVTRAMRSLLRLREALVDDAGLTFRLVTTAERVVVDETRRTATALGLHGIPTDAVVVNRLFPDDVGAYFAAWRDRQATALAEIDAAFAPVPVLRAPYLDEEVVGAVALDRLGAALWTGVDPAARLHEGPGRELTVDGDEVRLRIAVPLVRREDVALRRVGDELVVEAGGHRRTVLMPAPVAHYRPAGAALRDGHLEVTLRAPEPAD
- a CDS encoding D-glucuronyl C5-epimerase family protein, whose amino-acid sequence is MSSPAPAARRRAAALLPLTLAATFAVAAGPGAAGPPHAGGPFAPGVASAATTATKTSTKKKTKKKAPKYTVEGELRKLRSARDISAADLRTWRALYRDAKAKAARLPKGTARTELQGVVRNTDEIAGRRKLSASLAPSVFLTLQVNRDWWTARAAPAAGARPAVPGSPLTWQYYPGEGLQIQWLATFGTANALATTQTPAKLEQLRAIEDEALRLASTRAGGPAWQYLFDFGGGAPPWGSGMAQVTGMQSLVRASTRLGDTKYAQTALKAVELLRHKQPNGALLKGDVGDHLLLYTFTTMRVMNAFTQAVSGLHEVAATTGDPKVASTYVRAERQLRAELPQYDLGTWARYSLGGKPETPSYHTLSRDLLRGMCRTLQADAALFAAGQPVAGGLPPAPPDLYCALGERFAQDLRATPSGPAASRARSRAAVPAPAAVGLDAPAVSQP